One stretch of Deinococcus hopiensis KR-140 DNA includes these proteins:
- a CDS encoding TetR/AcrR family transcriptional regulator, whose product MARWEGGAQDRLERAALALFLEQGFAETTVPQIAAQAGLTTRTFFRHFADKREVLFAGDDAVPALVQRFMAQVPPDVRPVPLILSQLAPFAETVFGHRRDVLMLRHRIISLDQGLEERKLQKMATLRAAIVNGFMHRHTDELTAGLAADLAMMVLGTALTRWLTLDESTPLSAVVAQVLAAFRQLASELEIKSVP is encoded by the coding sequence ATGGCCAGATGGGAGGGAGGAGCGCAGGATCGACTGGAACGCGCGGCATTGGCTCTGTTTCTGGAGCAGGGTTTCGCCGAGACCACCGTGCCGCAGATTGCGGCCCAGGCTGGCCTGACCACCCGGACCTTCTTTCGGCACTTTGCCGATAAGCGCGAGGTGCTCTTTGCTGGGGACGACGCGGTGCCCGCGCTCGTGCAGCGCTTCATGGCGCAGGTCCCTCCGGACGTGCGTCCAGTGCCGCTGATTCTCTCCCAGCTTGCTCCTTTTGCCGAAACGGTATTCGGACATCGCCGTGACGTCCTGATGCTGCGTCACCGGATTATCAGCCTGGATCAGGGACTCGAGGAGCGGAAACTCCAGAAGATGGCCACACTCAGGGCGGCCATCGTCAATGGCTTCATGCACAGACATACCGACGAGCTGACGGCTGGCCTCGCTGCCGACCTCGCCATGATGGTGCTGGGCACGGCCCTGACCCGCTGGCTCACCTTGGACGAGTCCACGCCGCTTTCGGCAGTCGTGGCCCAGGTGCTGGCCGCCTTTAGACAACTTGCTTCGGAGCTGGAGATCAAGTCGGTGCCGTGA